A window of the Henckelia pumila isolate YLH828 chromosome 3, ASM3356847v2, whole genome shotgun sequence genome harbors these coding sequences:
- the LOC140887633 gene encoding uncharacterized protein isoform X2, protein MQAYGYFVLGRTSQSRSRPQFTASAAASGQRNHYAVLGVSFDASTSDIKRAYRLLALKYHPDVNKEVGANEAFKSIRLAYDILVKETTRNEYDRALKHQETGRRPLGDEWDSNLAYDGGIRFYKWAYDRRKMRNEKYRDQYYNEEQQFYNNPNKFSEKENLYEERDSFIEVLRSVFLSLFLMQTVGVRLSLTFSSLVALVDHKLDAGYKFGYLFAWILGGRGGILLTLFLSIASWVCGKTSSGIVALVVVAMWFGSTLARSTGQ, encoded by the exons ATGCAGGCATACGGGTATTTCGTGTTGGGCCGCACCTCCCAGAGCCGGAGCCGACCTCAATTCACGGCGTCCGCCGCCGCCAGTGGACAGAGGAATCACTATGCCGTGTTGGGGGTCTCGTTTGATGCCTCCACCTCCGATATCAAGAGAGCCTACCGTCTCCTCGCTCTCAAG TATCACCCTGATGTTAACAAGGAAGTGGGAGCAAATGAGGCTTTCAAGAGTATCCGCCTTGCTTATGAT ATTCTGGTTAAGGAAACAACAAGAAATGAGTATGATCGAGCCCTGAAACATCAAGAAACTGGTAGAAGGCCTTTGGGTGATGAATGGGACTCTAATCTGGCTTATGATGGTGGAATAAGGTTTTACAAATGGGCTTACGATAGGCGTAAAATGCGAAATGAGAAATATCGGGACCAGTATTATAATGAAGAACAGCAATTTTATAACAACCCTAACAAGTTTTCTGAGAAAGAAAACCTATATGAAGAGAGAGACTCTTTCATCGAGGTGCTAAGATCAGTTTTCCTCTCTCTGTTTCTGATGCAGACCGTGGGAGTCCGATTATCTCTCACATTTAGCAGCCTTGTGGCTTTGGTTGACCACAAACTGGATGCAGGATATAAGTTTGGTTATCTATTTGCGTGGATATTAGGAGGGAGAGGGGGTATTTTGCTTACCTTGTTCCTGTCAATTGCAAGTTGGGTTTGTGGCAAAACAAGTAGCGGCATTGTTGCTCTGGTGGTAGTTGCCATGTGGTTTGGCTCAACTCTTGCAAG ATCCACAGGTCAATAG
- the LOC140887633 gene encoding uncharacterized protein isoform X1, which yields MQAYGYFVLGRTSQSRSRPQFTASAAASGQRNHYAVLGVSFDASTSDIKRAYRLLALKYHPDVNKEVGANEAFKSIRLAYDILVKETTRNEYDRALKHQETGRRPLGDEWDSNLAYDGGIRFYKWAYDRRKMRNEKYRDQYYNEEQQFYNNPNKFSEKENLYEERDSFIEVLRSVFLSLFLMQTVGVRLSLTFSSLVALVDHKLDAGYKFGYLFAWILGGRGGILLTLFLSIASWVCGKTSSGIVALVVVAMWFGSTLARYIPLPQGALLTLLYMSIKLQVDLN from the exons ATGCAGGCATACGGGTATTTCGTGTTGGGCCGCACCTCCCAGAGCCGGAGCCGACCTCAATTCACGGCGTCCGCCGCCGCCAGTGGACAGAGGAATCACTATGCCGTGTTGGGGGTCTCGTTTGATGCCTCCACCTCCGATATCAAGAGAGCCTACCGTCTCCTCGCTCTCAAG TATCACCCTGATGTTAACAAGGAAGTGGGAGCAAATGAGGCTTTCAAGAGTATCCGCCTTGCTTATGAT ATTCTGGTTAAGGAAACAACAAGAAATGAGTATGATCGAGCCCTGAAACATCAAGAAACTGGTAGAAGGCCTTTGGGTGATGAATGGGACTCTAATCTGGCTTATGATGGTGGAATAAGGTTTTACAAATGGGCTTACGATAGGCGTAAAATGCGAAATGAGAAATATCGGGACCAGTATTATAATGAAGAACAGCAATTTTATAACAACCCTAACAAGTTTTCTGAGAAAGAAAACCTATATGAAGAGAGAGACTCTTTCATCGAGGTGCTAAGATCAGTTTTCCTCTCTCTGTTTCTGATGCAGACCGTGGGAGTCCGATTATCTCTCACATTTAGCAGCCTTGTGGCTTTGGTTGACCACAAACTGGATGCAGGATATAAGTTTGGTTATCTATTTGCGTGGATATTAGGAGGGAGAGGGGGTATTTTGCTTACCTTGTTCCTGTCAATTGCAAGTTGGGTTTGTGGCAAAACAAGTAGCGGCATTGTTGCTCTGGTGGTAGTTGCCATGTGGTTTGGCTCAACTCTTGCAAGGTATATTCCACTTCCCCAAGGTGCTCTCCTTACTCTTTTGTACATGTCAATAAAGCTACAAGTTGATCTAAACTAA